Genomic DNA from Theileria equi strain WA chromosome 4 map unlocalized gcontig_1105316255033, whole genome shotgun sequence:
ATTTCCAAAACTACTGCAGTTGCAAAATTCGGGAAGCCAGAAGAAATACAGGTACTTCGTAATCACATATTTACGTTAACTGATGTTTAGGGATTAAAACTAGGTAGATTGGTGTATACTGCAATAGACCAAATACAAGTTCTGAGACAACATTATCCCAATAGGTACAAATTTCTATCTGATATGGGTCTAAACGTAATGTGGAAGGAACAGATAGGTTTAGGATATAGACCTGTCCCTCACTCAAAGTTCGTTAATATAGACAAGCGTACCAAAGTTTCCACTGACAAGAAATACCTGTTTGATGAAACAAATCCACATCCGAAGGACATGGATGTAATTAACGTTGTAGACGTTGTCGATGAAAACATTAGCGACTTGCTCGTTcacaaggatgaaaagtatAATATGCCACAAATAGAGGGTCTTTTTGAAGAACCTGATCCTGGTAACATAACATAGAGATTCACAAATTATTATCGCATCACATATTTAGCTATTCATACTTTACCTCATTTTACAATCTCTTTATAAACTCTGTGGATCTTTATCATAAACTATGCCATGCCAACTCTGAGTCTGGATCTAGTCTACCTATTTACACATCCCTTGATAAAGAATCCTCAAAATGAATTCCGTTTAAGAGTACTTGAGTGGTTAATAAAGTCCTTATCTTCAAATGATGCTGGAAAATATCTAGAAATATCCCTGTTTAGACTTAGATTCCTAGATCTACCTCGGCTGGGccaaatttttaaaataataGAAGATGTATGTCATTTGGTCAATCTAGAACTTAAAGATATCAAGATAAACCTTGGTAAGTACCGATtcataaaatataaaggaaTAACTAcagaagatgaggatttATTCAAGAAAAAGGGTTTGTCAGACTTGAAGGATGAGAATAACGAAGTATCGTATATTCATAATCCAACATCTGAGTTTGAAATTGAGATGTTAGGTATAATCCTTCCTTTACTCACTCACAAGTATCTCTACTCGATCTACGGTATAGACACAAGCACCAATATCCTTATTCATGGAACCAACTCTGGAAATCAATTCATAAGGTGGTTTAAAAGCGTACaggaatgtgtaaataGAGCTGAAAATGGTATTCAACCAAGAAGAACCTTACAACTATCGGTCATTCGCATGGCAGATTTGCTCCTTCCATATTTCGGTGAAAGCGAGCAAATGCTTAGGTATCTATTTGAGTCATCCATAGAAAATGCTACTGATGGAGTATTATGCATATGCTTAGATGGATTGCACTATTTTTCGACTACAAAAGATACTCTTGAACCACTTGAAAGAAGGTTGTTAGCTACACTATTACTTCTACTAGATGGAATCAACAAAAAGAATTCTAGGTGCGAAGATGTTTCAATCATTGT
This window encodes:
- a CDS encoding conserved hypothetical protein (encoded by transcript BEWA_015140A) — its product is MPTLSLDLVYLFTHPLIKNPQNEFRLRVLEWLIKSLSSNDAGKYLEISLFRLRFLDLPRLGQIFKIIEDVCHLVNLELKDIKINLEDEDLFKKKGLSDLKDENNEVSYIHNPTSEFEIEMLGIILPLLTHKYLYSIYGIDTSTNILIHGTNSGNQFIRWFKSVQECVNRAENGIQPRRTLQLSVIRMADLLLPYFGESEQMLRYLFESSIENATDGVLCICLDGLHYFSTTKDTLEPLERRLLATLLLLLDGINKKNSRCEDVSIIVVATSDHSPEILDGALLRPGRLYKTIHVD